A DNA window from Mastomys coucha isolate ucsf_1 unplaced genomic scaffold, UCSF_Mcou_1 pScaffold21, whole genome shotgun sequence contains the following coding sequences:
- the Utf1 gene encoding undifferentiated embryonic cell transcription factor 1 produces the protein MLLRPRRLPAFSPPSPASPEAELRPAGDVPVTTSDAFATSGAMAEPGSPKAPVSPGSAQRTPWSARETELLLGTLLQPAMWRSLLLDRRQTLPTYRRVSAALARQQVRRTPVQCRRRYKFLKDKLRESQGQPSGPFDDQIRQLMGLLGDDGPPRVRRRSTGPGRPQRRGRSSLSALAPAPAPVEQEAELPLAAENAEPAPVLRFSSSATKSAGAHRITGSPPHMATDTLPPEPSHTLESSPTPTADHDVENPSEPPGPSQARASPQVAPQSLNAALLQTLTHLGDISTVLGPLRDQLSTLNQHVEHLRGSFDQTVSLAVGFILGSAASERGILGDLRQ, from the exons ATGCTGCTTCGTCCTCGGAGGTTGCCCGCTTTTTCTCCGCCGTCGCCAGCTAGCCCCGAAGCTGAGCTGCGGCCGGCCGGGGACGTCCCGGTGACTACGTCTGATGCCTTCGCTACTTCGGGCGCGATGGCGGAACCCGGCTCGCCCAAGGCTCCTGTGTCCCCGGGCTCGGCGCAGCGCACGCCCTGGAGTGCCCGAGAGACGGAGCTACTTCTGGGCACGCTGCTGCAGCCGGCCATGTGGCGCTCACTACTGCTGGACCGCCGGCAGACTCTGCCCACCTACCGCCGCGTGTCCGCCGCACTGGCCCGTCAGCAAGTTCGGCGCACGCCCGTTCAGTGCCGCCGTCGCTACAAGTTCCTCAAGGACAAACTCCGAGAGTCCCAGGGCCAGCCGTCCGGACCCTTCGATGACCAGATTCGCCAACTCATGGGGCTATTGGGTGACGATGGGCCGCCGAGGGTCCGCCGCCGCTCTACTGGCCCTGGACGTCCCCAGCGCCGCGGCCGCTCGTCCCTCTCTGCGTTAGCACCCGCACCTGCACCGGTGGAGCAAG AGGCCGAGCTGCCGCTGGCTGCGGAGAACGCCGAGCCTGCCCCTGTGCTAAGATTCAGCTCTTCCGCTACGAAGTCTGCAGGTGCCCACCGCATTACTGGCTCCCCTCCTCATATGGCCACCgacactctgcctcctgagccgaGCCATACCCTCGAATCCTCCCCGACGCCAACCGCCGACCACGACGTGGAGAACCCGAGTGAGCCTCCTGGCCCTTCCCAGGCCCGTGCTTCCCCGCAGGTTGCTCCCCAGTCGTTGAATGCCGCATTGCTGCAGACCTTGACGCACTTGGGCGACATCTCAACAGTTCTGGGCCCCCTGCGCGACCAGCTGTCGACCCTGAATCAGCACGTGGAGCATCTACGAGGTTCCTTCGACCAAACCGTTTCTCTGGCTGTGGGGTTCATTCTGGGCAGTGCAGCCTCCGAGCGAGGCATCCTTGGGGACTTGCGCCAATAA